DNA sequence from the Glycine soja cultivar W05 chromosome 18, ASM419377v2, whole genome shotgun sequence genome:
GTCATGttcttatctttaattttatagatGGAGATGGTGGTAGAAAAGCAGGAAGTTGTCCAAATAGGGCAGAATCATCTCCCCTTAACGACAAAAGCAAATCCTTGGTGTTGGTAAACTATTTTCGATCAACTCCAATTAAACCAATCACATGTGAAGATAACTCCGGAGAACTAATTAACATGCTACAAACTTGTTTTGGTGCTGCTGGCAACCGGTGGGCCAATTTTGTTGCTGTTGATTATTATAAGGtagtattttaggaaaattTTATTCCAAATTTTGTTGCCAAAGCAACAAATTTTGACCCTTAATATCTTTATATTCTTATAATATGGGGGGTTGTTATGCAGAGGAGTGAGGGAGGAGGATCGTTTCAAGCAGTAGACACTCTCAATGGAAAGCTACTATGTGGATGTGATGATGTTCATACATGCGTGGTATAGCaattttaacttcttttttagaaCGCATAAACCCACTTACACATTTAAGTTAGTGTATAATTCTACTAACACTGTTGGTTTTAATGTTTCAGCCTGGATCAACATCAGAAGCTTGCTCTCAATCATAGGAAAAATCATAGTAACAAGACCGACCATCTGGAAATAATTCAGGCATTAGATTGTTGTCAATTTTCAGTTGTTAAAACCATTGTTGCTTGTCATGATCTCGTTGGTAAGGATTTCTAATCCAAGGCAGCACTAATTAGAACATCCATTACATTGACGAAATGACCTTGGTATTAAATTCAAGAGCAGTACTATTTCGTatgaaaaagtatttattttattggttatttgtgattaaaaaaatattactagtaATTTGACAGAAATCACGGATAAACTTCGTGCAGACTTTCTTGTCTTATACAAATAGCAATTTCCTAAATTCAAAGGCCCATTACATAGTCAGAAGAATCCACtaatacatcaataaaataaaattattaaagtggCAAGTTAAAAATCGCTGTTATACTAAAAATCATTACTATTTTTGAactaacaaagaagaaaatattgactcaaatttaaaagttaactaatatatatatatatatatatatatatatatatatatattttaaaataatggactaaaacaaattttaacaaataagaaaaatgatcaatagtatattttaaccgaaatattttcattttacttaaaaaaaaatttaagttatcATCATtacttaatattaataattctaTAAATTTGATATCCAAACAAAACCGATTAATACACGATATAATTTAAATCCTCTGAAAATTTGAATTCCTTCCCTtctaaagataattaaaaaaattgacagaAAATTTATTTACACTAAAACATGATAGTTTTTGGCATGTTGACTGATTGTTAAGCTCCTTTTCATCAATAccttatgtattttaaaatctaatatataaGCTAggatcttttttattattattttaaaagctaACAAGCTAGAAACTTTTGATAACTCACTAAATGGCAtctaaaatgaaatattaatcGATTAAAAGCTTTATTAAATTCATGCAAAAAAATTTGAACTTATATTCTACAGGTAAAATGTCAACATCAGGACCAAACGGAGTTGTTAAAGTCCATGCAAGCCagtttgttttgcatttcaaataACAAATGGTGATGACCTAACAAATTCAAGCTAAAAGTTTTTTTCCCAACTTAAGACTTTAAGACGCCTTTCATgggcatttatatatatatatatatatatatatatatatatatatatatatatatatatatatacattttttggcCTATTACGCATAATCATCTTGTAGAGCTCAAGACCTACCAAAAAATTAGCAGTAGAGGTCAAGACAAAACTCATTATTGAGATTTACATGTGCACATAACTCCAAGTTTTTGAGTTCACATGTGTTTGGTTCCTtctggaaaaacaaaaatgaaaataaaaaatatgcgcAATAAGAAGTAGGCGGATAGAATATAGCTAGCCTAGTTCAATAATAAACGACCAGGCACCTTCatcttgttatttttattttgatttaagcAATATGtgtataacattaattaattaaaacattaaaagttaattaataactttattaagaaaatattattaatgtacTCCACTATAATTTCTAGTTAATACATTtccaatattatttatataaaatattttcttatggaGATGTATCTTGAGTcttgactctctctctctttctattcGTAGACGACCCTATAGCTGGTATGCAAATTGACAAGATCTATCTTTAAATCACTATATTATATGTAAGACCGAGATAAATTCCTCTTTCAAGTTATATTCTCTCCTTTGTGTTTTCACAATCTGTCAATTGAACGCATTCTCATTGGATGACCATGGTCCATGGAGCTCCACTGTcatcaaacaattaaatcaCTCACCCTATTAATTTGTTGATTAATGCTCAACACGTACggggtaataattttttttttttacaatatggTTCTTAATTTAGAAGTGTTTGACCAACTTATTATTACTtactctatttttatctttaaaatttaaataaaattatatatttagccTCTTGTAACATacagtatttattttattcaagtttatcctttaatattaaattatttattttaattattatattacttaAACTTCTAATTTGTAATATAACttctaacaaaataacaagtttTCAAAATGAACTAAAAACCCAAAATTTATTCACTTTAAAACAATGATTTctaaaaaagttaaagatatattaacaataatataaatatgttattatatgtatattatatttactagccagttaataattaattttattaaattcatcTAATCCAGTaaattaacttaataatttttcaattttaatttaaaactaatttttcaatttttaattaacctTCAACTTTTAACTAACTCAACAATTATTTTCCTTAAACATAGCCtatctattaattaatttacattatACCTAACAATTTGTCTTCACCTAATACTTCCTTTACCAAATTAAGAGGATTAGATGCTTGTTTCTGTCTTACTAAGGACTATTATTTTCTGTCTTACTAAGGACTATTATGGTAATAGAAAGTATGTTAAAACACTGTACAGATGTTATAGTGTTTTGcaaacatttttcataaaagGATATCCTTATCAAACCATTCACTTTCACAAGATAAGCactagagatttttttttaaaatctattcgaacttaaatataaaaacttaaaaaatagattcaaatatataagtaattttaattattttcatcttatttaattataccATTCCAAtcaattgtaattttagttttaatgacTCTGTTATATTTGATATGAAGATATAACAAATGACACATTTTAGAAAGAACAAAAGAGTTTATCTCTTAAAcatgattaataaaattaaataacattaacCAACTTCCTCACTTAATGCAAAGTTAGTTAATTttgcttaattatatttaattaagtcGGGTGGGAGAAAGTTTTACTAAAGTCGTGTAGAATGTATGCTGGTTTCTATAGTCAGGTGAGTGATCTCTAACCTTTATtccataattaataaatatagcaacactaaattttatcaaaactcTAAGTGAGCATTTCTCTGACTAGtgttatacatttaaaaaataaaataattaagcaaAACCTAGCTAGTTGTAAATTAGAACACGAATTTACCCCctctaaatatatatttctctctAAATGGTCGTTATAATTTGCCTCTATGTCTCAAATGTTAAGCAGGAGCCATTTAGAAAATAAGCTCTAGCCCTTTGTATTTCTTCCCTTGCTTATTCGTCATGAGATTGATCGAGGCGTAGAAGTTAGAATCCAATAATCCATCAGTAAATATAAAGCAGAAAAGCATACATATACATGTTCAGAATCTATTCCCCGGAATTTGTCCAGTTCAGGGGACGGAGTTATTGTTATTGCAATAACGGAAAAATGCACAATAATAGAGACATTGGACAACAACAGTGGATAGAGGGAGGGAGGAAGCAAAAGCATTAGAAATAATACATAAATAGCTTGTGGCGATCATATATTATTGAATATAATGGCAAGGCTTATAGTAGGCATTTTTATCAGCACATCGGCTGTCTTGACCCGAACCAGTTGCGGCCCCACACTTGACATAACCGTGGGAACTCGGACAGCCGGCGGAAGTGGCGGGATTATTCGTAAGTGCAGTCACAGGATTGATGACTCCGGCAAGGATTCTGCGGAAGTGGGTGCTGGAGATGGTGGGAAGCTGTGAGTCCAAGTGGTGAACGTTGAGGCAGTCCTCTACGGAGCCATCGCACACTACAGAAGTTGTGGTGTGGTTGGACTTGGACAACACTCCTGAAATGCTCAAATGTACCATAACCCACATCAGCAAACGCCTTGATGCTAATTGCTTCTTCATTTCTGCTAGCTACAAAGTCTTGCGGGattctattttcataaattgCACATTGTATAATATCCTCCACCCTTCATACTGATATATAATGTGAAATGATAATCATTGTAGTACATTGATTAAGAgatattaaaaagaatttttttattagaaggtgtaaaattatattatttataatttttttataatatttgtaataaatatttattcattttaatttattaattaatgctCTAGAGATACTAAGCGACAACACCCTTGTCATATCTAGGATTGGGGAGACAAGGCGGCTCAAGTTAATTGTCTATGGGTTACTTCCTATTTTAACTCATCTATCtttcttttaagaaaactaattaatttagttaattatattaaatttattaattattcatattatcattttaaaattatcatctttttttaattttttactcaattatttttcataaatatttatagaaagaataattaagatatgaaagaaaaataaattaatacatcTCAAACACTacagtaataaaaaattaatcttttaactTACAACTAAAATACcttatgttgaaaaaaaaaaacattaatatctTCGTTGTTAGTGATAGCCCCAAGGCCATTATATTGCTTCTCAAACACTACAGTAatgaaaagttataaaataatgcacattaacacacatatatataacatgtaaGTATAACGATAATACTTAAAAGTTATCGAACGTACACTAACTTGAATTCACATTCGTCATCTCCATGAGAATTGCTCGGCAGGAGAAACCTATGAGAAAATGTGATCGAGTCTCATAAGTGTAAATTTGTTCAATAAAtgagataataaatttataattctttACTAATAAGTACAGATATTTCaatgaattattatttactgaattaatcaattttattatatacaattatttcatttaaaatattaattatctatATTATAACTATGATATCTTTAATTGTTAatgatacatatatatgtatcatTGAAGTCACCAGGTAGCTTCTAAGTCTTTTTAAGACATTTGGCGTGAAAGAAAGCAAAAGCATGCAAAGTTGCATAACAAAGCCAAACCAAGCACAGTAAATCTTGCTGACTatatgaaaaaatgttttatggagattgtttgtttgttttgtggattaaaaataattgttgtagATGGTTAAGATTTGGGTAGATGCTATATTCCTACAGTATCTGTTTTCATATTgccatttaaaaataattgttgtatTCGGTTTCATAACGCAAAtactacttttaatttttattctcatatCCATTGTGTAtctatatacttatattaaacaccttcaaataattaaaataattattataattatagtaaAAATTTTGTGATACTCATAGGATGTAGGTTATaggttttgaaaatttattcatAAGTATTGTTAATTTGTTGCAATGTTGTAGATtccttatttattatgttttcctatacttttattttcataaagatGATGAGAATGTGATATTCTCATGAGAACATGAGAAGTTATTCTTCATATATATGTAAACATgtaactttcatttttattttttatttaaattattttgaattttaaaaattaattctaaaaaattaaaatgcaatcaaatactttttaaatatactaaaaataattttagttatcacatttttaaaaaatatgattcat
Encoded proteins:
- the LOC114395833 gene encoding uncharacterized protein LOC114395833, with translation MKKQLASRRLLMWVMVHLSISGVLSKSNHTTTSVVCDGSVEDCLNVHHLDSQLPTISSTHFRRILAGVINPVTALTNNPATSAGCPSSHGYVKCGAATGSGQDSRCADKNAYYKPCHYIQ